GTCGTCGAGGGCGGAGGCGAGGGCCGGCTCCACCGCCTCGGGGGTGTCGCCGCCGCCGTCGGCGGTGACCTCCGACAGCTGCTCCTCGAAGGCGGCCGCATCGGTGGTGAACGGCACCGTGCGGGTGACGAACTCGTCGCCCCGGTCGCGGTAGACGGTCATGCCCAACCGCACCTGCGGGGAGCCGGGCAGCTCGCCGATCCCCTCGACCACGGTGGCGAGGGTGGCCTTCAGCCGCTCGATCTCGTCGCCCATGGACCCGGTGGCGTCGAGGACCAGCTGGAGGTCGACGTCGGGGGCGTCCGCAGGCCGGGCCCCGGGCGTGCGCAGCACCGGTGCCAGGTCGTCGGGGGCGACCTCGGCATCGAGGTCGCCGGCCTCGCTGCGGACCCGGTAGGTGGTGGCGGTGCCGCGCTGTTGGGGATCCGACGAGGAGGCCCCCTCGGGTGCGGCGAACACGACGGCCCGCCCGTCGGCGTGGGTGCGGACCGTCGCCACCGGCTCGCCGCCGGCATCGAGCACGTCGACCACTGCGCCCCGCACCGGTCGGTCGTCGGCGTCGACGACGGTCAGCACCCGGCGGGCATCGACGTCGATCGGGGCCAGCGGGATCCCCGCCCGCCCGGCGTCGTCCCGGTAGACGAGGTAGTCGGCCCAGGCCTCGCCGTCGTCGATGCGCCCGGCCGTCAGGGCCGGGTCGGTCGGCACCTCGTCGACGACGGCGCCGCCGGCGTCCTCGGAGGACGCCGCACCGGCACCGGCCTCGGCCTCCGGGGCGGGCGCGCCGTCGGGGGCGGGACCCGTGGTCGTCGGGGCGGCCTCGTCGCCGCCGGCCCGGTCGAGCGAGGCCTCCCCGCCGCGCCCGGCCGTCGACGCGTCGGCGTCGTCGGAGGACGCGGCGGTGCCGCAGGCGGCGAGGAGGACGCCGAGGGCGAGGACCACGGCGAGGAGGGGGCGGCGGGGGCGGCGGGGCGAGGTGTCCATGCCCCCTCCGACGCCGCACCGCCCGGTCTGGTTCCCGGGGCGCCCCGATCAGGGGACGGTGGCGCCCACCAGCAGGTCGACCACGTCGCAGGGATCGTCCCGGCGGGCCAGCGCCGCCCGCTGCCGGGCCGCGCCGGTGCCGTCGCGCAGCAGTGCCTCCACGCCGTCGCCCACCACGTCCCGGTCGCCCACCTCCTCGAGGTGGGGGGCGAGGGCGGTGACCAGGTCGCGCACCACGTCGGCGGCGGGCCGGGCCCGTCCCGCCTCCAGGTCGAGCAGCTCGGCGTCGAGGCC
Above is a window of Iamia majanohamensis DNA encoding:
- a CDS encoding vWA domain-containing protein, translated to MDTSPRRPRRPLLAVVLALGVLLAACGTAASSDDADASTAGRGGEASLDRAGGDEAAPTTTGPAPDGAPAPEAEAGAGAASSEDAGGAVVDEVPTDPALTAGRIDDGEAWADYLVYRDDAGRAGIPLAPIDVDARRVLTVVDADDRPVRGAVVDVLDAGGEPVATVRTHADGRAVVFAAPEGASSSDPQQRGTATTYRVRSEAGDLDAEVAPDDLAPVLRTPGARPADAPDVDLQLVLDATGSMGDEIERLKATLATVVEGIGELPGSPQVRLGMTVYRDRGDEFVTRTVPFTTDAAAFEEQLSEVTADGGGDTPEAVEPALASALDDLDWSEDPGTVRLAFLVADAPPHLEGGRAGCAPEPVPAPEAAGDDAPVADDVEPVEPCAGEGGPVDDDGPHYIDTATRFAAAGIKVVPVASSNLDPVGESVFRELALVTQAPFLFLTYGADGASPGDQRPDLHVDDFAVLSLDQMVARVVADELESVG